The following proteins come from a genomic window of Ictalurus furcatus strain D&B chromosome 26, Billie_1.0, whole genome shotgun sequence:
- the LOC128602086 gene encoding bifunctional apoptosis regulator-like isoform X1 has protein sequence MKCTDMECDIPMSDPELRTQSDSGVSGVSECVLLCHCCYDVLVNPTTLTCGHSFCRHCLAQWWESSRRTECPECREPWQGFPKVNILLRDAVEELHGADVRRRLKEIQDDARISLLLLSFQRFGDKQANHRSSAGRAERFYFGVFLTLCCVMVMFLMLLLYRWSSGGIRHEDLVSKPISRWTVDDVTLWMEQLGAWTSQYRETFLREQVNGRLLNLLGDDELFGDPFHMENPSHRRAILQEIHRVQTLGVKPPRNLWEYKVVNEGKSLFLVYGLKDSPRLTLLLLYLFDYDASFLPLIHTCCTSPSEQNELTEWVWPSQWQWAWFVVKWLIVPYQLIAAFACDQLSVHYWTSRIVILNAVLLSLREGHAVWHGWTPGVLRMLPQRAVSHVWEMGIHSMFFMFLWPLLPQCVWSGLFYWGLYCSPAYNTHTILKQLLRHTYAHRA, from the exons ATGAA GTGTACAGATATGGAGTGTGACATCCCGATGTCTGATCCTGAGTTAAGAACCCAGTCCGACTCTGGTGTGAGCGGTGTGTCGGAGTGTGTGTTGTTATGTCACTGCTGTTACGACGTGTTGGTGAACCCGACCACGCTGACGTGTGGCCACAGCTTCTGTCGTCACTGCCTCGCCCAGTGGTGGGAGTCGTCACGCCGCACCGAGTGTCCCGAGTGCAGGGAGCCGTGGCAGGGGTTTCCCAAAGTCAACATCCTGCTCAG ggATGCTGTAGAGGAGCTTCACGGGGCCGACGTGAGGAGAAGGCTTAAGGAGATCCAGGATGATGCCCggatctctctcttgctgttgTCGTTCCAGCGTTTTGGAGATAAACAGGCCAATCACAGATCTTCAGCAGGAAGAGCAGAGCGCTTCTATTTTGGAGTGTTCCTCACACTCTGCTgtgtcatg gtgatgtTTCTGATGTTGCTGCTGTATCGCTGGTCCAGTGGAGGAATTCGCCATGAAGACTTGGTTAGTAAGCCAATCAGCAGGTGGACGGTTGATGATGTCACACTGTGGATGGAGCAGCTGGGGGCATGGACCAGCCAGTACAGAGAAACATTTTTAAGAGAGCAGGTCAACGGCAG gttgtTGAACCTGCTGGGTGATGATGAATTGTTTGGTGATCCATTTCACATGGAGAACCCCTCACACAGACGGGCCATCCTGCAGGAGATCCACAGAGTCCAGACCCTTGGGGTTAAACCCCCACGTAACCTCTGGGAGTACAag GTGGTGAATGAAGGGAAGTCTCTGTTCCTGGTCTATGGGCTGAAGGACTCTCCTCGCctcaccctcctcctcctctacctgTTTGACTATGATGCCTCCTTCCTCCCACTCATACACACCTGTTGCACGTCCCCCAGTGAGCAGAACGAGCTGACG gagtgggtgtggcctagCCAGTGGCAGTGGGCGTGGTTTGTTGTGAAGTGGTTGATTGTGCCGTATCAGCTGATAGCGGCGTTTGCGTGTGATCAGCTGAGCGTGCACTACTGGACATCTCGAATAGTCATTCTGAATGCCGTACTGCTGTCCTTACGGGAGGGACACGCGGTGTGGCATGGGTGGACACCAGGAGTGCTCAG gatgCTCCCACAGCGTGCGGTCTCTCATGTCTGGGAGATGGGGATCCACAGCATGTTCTTCATGTTCCTCTGGCCTCTGCTTCCTCAGTGTGTATGGAGCGGCCTGTTCTACTGGGGGCTGTACTGCAGCCCTgcctataacacacacaccatcctaAAGCAGCTCCTGCGCCACACATACGCTCACCGAGCgtga
- the LOC128602086 gene encoding bifunctional apoptosis regulator-like isoform X2 — protein MECDIPMSDPELRTQSDSGVSGVSECVLLCHCCYDVLVNPTTLTCGHSFCRHCLAQWWESSRRTECPECREPWQGFPKVNILLRDAVEELHGADVRRRLKEIQDDARISLLLLSFQRFGDKQANHRSSAGRAERFYFGVFLTLCCVMVMFLMLLLYRWSSGGIRHEDLVSKPISRWTVDDVTLWMEQLGAWTSQYRETFLREQVNGRLLNLLGDDELFGDPFHMENPSHRRAILQEIHRVQTLGVKPPRNLWEYKVVNEGKSLFLVYGLKDSPRLTLLLLYLFDYDASFLPLIHTCCTSPSEQNELTEWVWPSQWQWAWFVVKWLIVPYQLIAAFACDQLSVHYWTSRIVILNAVLLSLREGHAVWHGWTPGVLRMLPQRAVSHVWEMGIHSMFFMFLWPLLPQCVWSGLFYWGLYCSPAYNTHTILKQLLRHTYAHRA, from the exons ATGGAGTGTGACATCCCGATGTCTGATCCTGAGTTAAGAACCCAGTCCGACTCTGGTGTGAGCGGTGTGTCGGAGTGTGTGTTGTTATGTCACTGCTGTTACGACGTGTTGGTGAACCCGACCACGCTGACGTGTGGCCACAGCTTCTGTCGTCACTGCCTCGCCCAGTGGTGGGAGTCGTCACGCCGCACCGAGTGTCCCGAGTGCAGGGAGCCGTGGCAGGGGTTTCCCAAAGTCAACATCCTGCTCAG ggATGCTGTAGAGGAGCTTCACGGGGCCGACGTGAGGAGAAGGCTTAAGGAGATCCAGGATGATGCCCggatctctctcttgctgttgTCGTTCCAGCGTTTTGGAGATAAACAGGCCAATCACAGATCTTCAGCAGGAAGAGCAGAGCGCTTCTATTTTGGAGTGTTCCTCACACTCTGCTgtgtcatg gtgatgtTTCTGATGTTGCTGCTGTATCGCTGGTCCAGTGGAGGAATTCGCCATGAAGACTTGGTTAGTAAGCCAATCAGCAGGTGGACGGTTGATGATGTCACACTGTGGATGGAGCAGCTGGGGGCATGGACCAGCCAGTACAGAGAAACATTTTTAAGAGAGCAGGTCAACGGCAG gttgtTGAACCTGCTGGGTGATGATGAATTGTTTGGTGATCCATTTCACATGGAGAACCCCTCACACAGACGGGCCATCCTGCAGGAGATCCACAGAGTCCAGACCCTTGGGGTTAAACCCCCACGTAACCTCTGGGAGTACAag GTGGTGAATGAAGGGAAGTCTCTGTTCCTGGTCTATGGGCTGAAGGACTCTCCTCGCctcaccctcctcctcctctacctgTTTGACTATGATGCCTCCTTCCTCCCACTCATACACACCTGTTGCACGTCCCCCAGTGAGCAGAACGAGCTGACG gagtgggtgtggcctagCCAGTGGCAGTGGGCGTGGTTTGTTGTGAAGTGGTTGATTGTGCCGTATCAGCTGATAGCGGCGTTTGCGTGTGATCAGCTGAGCGTGCACTACTGGACATCTCGAATAGTCATTCTGAATGCCGTACTGCTGTCCTTACGGGAGGGACACGCGGTGTGGCATGGGTGGACACCAGGAGTGCTCAG gatgCTCCCACAGCGTGCGGTCTCTCATGTCTGGGAGATGGGGATCCACAGCATGTTCTTCATGTTCCTCTGGCCTCTGCTTCCTCAGTGTGTATGGAGCGGCCTGTTCTACTGGGGGCTGTACTGCAGCCCTgcctataacacacacaccatcctaAAGCAGCTCCTGCGCCACACATACGCTCACCGAGCgtga
- the LOC128602089 gene encoding phospholipase A2-like has product MYGCYCGVGGEGWPRDPADWCCHKHDCCYAKVEDRGCHTKTHTYPWSCDSQSLDCGSLTDRCEKMLCVCDREAAQCLKKAPYNFKYAAWPDFLCGPELPTC; this is encoded by the exons ATGTACGGGTGTTACTGTGGAGTAGGAGGAGAGGGGTGGCCCCGAGACCCTGCTGACtg gtgttgTCACAAGCACGACTGCTGTTACGCCAAAGTTGAGGATCGAGGCTGTCACACCAAGACACATACATATCCATGGAGCTGTGACAGCCAATCACTGGACtgcg gctctCTGACAGACCGCTGTGAGaagatgttgtgtgtgtgtgaccgagAAGCAGCGCAGTGTCTGAAAAAAGCACCATATAACTTCAAATACGCAGCATGGCCCGACTTCCTGTGTGGACCTGAACTACCGACAT gctaa
- the txndc11 gene encoding thioredoxin domain-containing protein 11: MKAADLLRVVRDQMARRPGMLCAALLLTCALILAVTLTCSRAKSVVALARPPVRFLSPSVPVVDLFLGQQDQVEKLIEGSDVNVLFYYAPWCAHSIAAREHIQQVALRLTNQVQFVAVNCWWHQGKCRKKKNFYQYPVLHVYHRRFGPIHYKGPLLAEYMENFIRQVSTPLMYLPSRSALHTFLSHHEQGVVGFFDFNSSPQPPGYITFFFSALHMLRKDPQGVVRFGVVTNRDVAGGMWVTEDQSVYLHRRFNTSLVFPRSKRNFTPENICNWVYENKESVITWIQPIGEKSHALEAELRKGPALLVFLPQSPLSASQTLSEVADVALRYHSCLADSVSSSVWSPSGSVLSEPRCCKSMHVSANANANAKVCEVCVRSAWDLEAALHSFLRSTLPRASSVCSNTQRSYGTLHHYTACCRTLTHRLHPLLEEGGVMGLHCRTNKTLRFYALDSRLAWPLAQRLGAAGNHSTHSHTHTFTTIVNLRDETHYVLQDTGREALEQFIVNFSAPYSPLHRHLVGVSEAPPPRSLIQEVTTQSFRDIVMDAEKDVLLFYYTGWCGFCTVLNHVLLRLARLFQGNSTFTVARVNVGLNDLPWEFMVDHLPTFLFFPRHRKHMSVKFPENTRVTLPNLVRFIFSHSSTSTQGKAGPKALLEVEFRTLQGEVLSLQRARERLSQQLAALWRENRRLVLQTQEMRSHNAELQEQSTRLEMLYQEKSRQLTEAVKRLQELAEASEDLLKENSLLKVLLAVLREKGSRGGAGGRSWDEDGKQDVS; the protein is encoded by the exons ATGAAGGCAGCGGACTTATTGCGGGTGGTTCGGGATCAGATGGCGCGGAGACCCGGCATGCTGTGCGCGGCTCTGCTGCTCACCTGCGCGCTCATCCTCGCTGTCACACTCacctgcag TCGTGCGAAGAGTGTGGTGGCGCTGGCCCGTCCCCCGGTGCGGTTCTTGTCCCCATCTGTCCCGGTGGTGGACCTGTTTCTGGGACAGCAGGACCAGGTGGAGAAGTTGATAGAGGGTTCTGATGTGAACGTGCTGTTTTACTACGCTCCGTGGTGCGCTCACTCCATCGCCGCCAGGGAACACatccagcaggtggcgctgcGTCTCACCAATCAG GTTCAGTTTGTGGCGGTGAACTGTTGGTGGCACCAAGGAAAGTGCCGGAAAAAGAAGAACTTCTACCAGTACCCGGTTCTACACGTGTACCACAGGAG gtttggTCCTATTCACTATAAAGGGCCCTTATTAGCAGAATATATGGAGAATTTCATACGCCAAGTCTCCACCCCCTTAATGTACCTGCCCTCTCGCTCCGCCCTCCACACCTTTTTATCTCACCAcgag CAGGGTGTGGTGGGCTTCTTTGACTTTAACTCATCCCCACAGCCACCCGGTTatatcaccttcttcttctctgcACTGCACATGCTCAgaaaag ATCCTCAGGGGGTGGTGCGTTTCGGCGTCGTGACCAATCGGGACGTGGCGGGGGGGATGTGGGTGACAGAGGATCAGAGTGTGTATCTGCACCGCCGCTTCAACACCTCActg gtattcCCCCGTTCTAAGAGGAACTTCACCCCTGAGAACATCTGTAACTGGGTGTATGAGAACAAAGAGAGTGTCATCACCTGGATTCAGCCAATTGGAGAGAAGAGCCATGCTCTGGAGGCGGAGCTACGTAAAGGACCAGCCCTGCTTGTGTTTCTCCCACAGAGTCCACTATCAGCCAGTCAGACGCTGTCTGAG gtagCAGACGTAGCATTGCGGTATCACTCGTGTTTAGCGGACAGCGTCTCCTCCTCTGTCTGGTCGCCGTCAGGTTCTGTCCTGTCTGAGCCGAGGTGCTGCAAGTCCATGCACGTatctgctaatgctaatgctaacgctaaggtgtgtgaggtgtgtgtgaggtctgCGTGGGATCTGGAGGCGGCGCTTCACTCGTTCCTGCGCAGCACTTTGCCCAGGGCGTCGTCcgtctgcagtaacacacagcGCAGCTACGGCACGCTCCATCATTACACCGCCTGCTGCAGGACCCTCACCCACAGGCTCCACCCCCTGCTGGAGGAGGGCGGGGTCATGGGCCTGCACTGCCGGACCAATAAGACGCTGCGCTTTTACGCTCTGGACTCGCGACTGGCTTGGCCACTGGCACAGCGACTCGGAGCGGCAggaaaccacagcacacactcgcacacacacaccttcaccaccATCGTCAACCTGAGAGACGAGACACACTACGTACTGCAGGACACGGGGAGAGAGGcactgg aGCAGTTCATAGTGAACTTCAGTGCCCCCTACAGTCCACTGCACAGACACTTGGTGGGCGTCagtgaagctccgcccccacgGTCCCTCATCCAGGAAGTGACCACGCAGTCCTTCAGAGACATAGTAATGGACGCAGAGAAG GATGTGTTGTTGTTCTACTATACGGGATGGTGTGGGTTCTGTACAGTTCTTAATCACGTTCTTCTGCGCTTGGCCCGACTTTTCCAGGGAAACAGCACCTTCACGGTGGCCAG GGTGAACGTTGGTCTTAACGACCTGCCGTGGGAGTTCATGGTGGACCACCTGCCCACCTTCCTGTTCTTCCCCAGACACAG GAAGCACATGAGTGTGAAGTTTCCGGAGAACACCCGTGTCACACTCCCCAATCTAGTCCGCTTCATCTTCAGTCATTCTAGCACCTCCACTCAGGGAAAGGCGGGGCCCAAGGCACTTCTGGAGGTGGAGTTTCGCACCCTGCAGGGGGAGGTGCTGTCTCTGCAGCGTGCCCGTGAGCGGCTGTCGCAGCAGCTGGCGGCTCTGTGGAGGGAGAACCGACGCCTGGTGCTGCAGACTCAGGAGATGCGATCCCACAATGCCGAGCTGCAGGAGCAGAGCACCCGGCTCGAGATGCTGTACCAGGAGAAAAGCCGGCAGCTCACTGAGGCTGTGAAAAGGCTGCAAGAGCTCGCCGAAGCCTCTGAGGACCTGCTCAAGGAGAACTCACTGCTGAAGGTCCTGCTTGCCGTTTTAAGGGAAAAGGGCAGCAGGGGCGGGGCAGGGGGGCGGAGTTGGGATGAGGATGGGAAGCAGGATGTCTCGTGA